Proteins from a single region of Dyadobacter fanqingshengii:
- a CDS encoding aldo/keto reductase codes for MRKIELVEGIHSSVLGLGCAPVLGSIDSKKCRRALSLAFEHGITHYDLARSYGFGDAEGLVGGVFKNHRDKIVLASKFGIKADWKASLLRPMKPIVRVLRGSEKKQDADLPPKQSNGKTASDLLFKRVEINSMEMRKSLDESLKALKTDYLDYFLVHEPLKSITNIDELCEMAMRLKASGKIRAFGLAYMQSQKHLHESYFDRFDILQFNSPPGVAAYRKLAEERSERPNIIFSPLRGGTWDMSPGEKIKKLVHDFPNSVTLCSMFSEAHLKENVELV; via the coding sequence ATGAGAAAAATTGAATTGGTCGAAGGTATCCATTCTTCGGTGCTTGGATTAGGATGTGCGCCGGTACTGGGATCCATTGACTCCAAAAAATGCCGCAGGGCACTCAGCCTGGCTTTTGAACACGGCATAACACACTATGATCTGGCGCGGTCCTATGGATTCGGCGATGCAGAAGGACTGGTGGGCGGGGTATTTAAAAATCACCGGGACAAGATTGTGCTGGCCAGCAAATTTGGCATAAAAGCAGACTGGAAAGCGAGCCTGTTGCGTCCTATGAAGCCGATTGTACGCGTTTTACGAGGTTCAGAAAAAAAGCAGGATGCCGATTTGCCCCCCAAGCAAAGCAACGGGAAAACTGCTTCGGATTTGTTGTTTAAAAGGGTGGAGATAAACAGCATGGAAATGCGAAAAAGCCTGGACGAGAGTTTGAAAGCATTAAAAACCGATTATCTCGACTATTTCCTGGTCCACGAACCATTGAAAAGCATAACCAACATTGATGAGCTCTGCGAAATGGCCATGCGACTGAAAGCAAGTGGCAAAATACGCGCATTCGGATTGGCCTATATGCAATCTCAGAAACACCTGCACGAATCGTATTTTGACCGTTTTGACATTCTGCAATTCAATAGTCCGCCGGGCGTTGCGGCCTATCGCAAGCTCGCGGAAGAGCGCTCAGAGCGACCCAACATTATCTTTTCACCCCTGCGGGGCGGAACCTGGGACATGAGCCCCGGCGAAAAGATTAAAAAGCTGGTCCACGATTTCCCTAATAGTGTCACTTTATGTTCCATGTTCAGCGAAGCCCACTTGAAAGAAAACGTTGAACTGGTTTAA
- a CDS encoding glycosyltransferase family 2 protein: MISVVILTKNEEKDLPLCLASLRWSNDIHILDSGSTDRTVEIGEAHFAKIWHNDFESFGKQRNYALDHIHFRYDWILFLDADEIVTDDFLIEMRLAVLTAPKDVAGFYCCWKMMYENRWLKNCDNFPKWQFRLMRKDHARFKDFGHGQKEDQVMGKIEYLREPYLHYGFSKGWSHWINRHNRYSDEEAFSRINDCPPFKNIFSNHSSERNPALKSWLSRLHLWPMIRFLQAYLLNLGFLEGRPGLIYCVNIAYYEFLIQIKMRELKNKKPPKPEEFKMADALIF, translated from the coding sequence ATGATTTCAGTCGTAATTCTCACAAAAAACGAGGAAAAGGACCTTCCGCTTTGTCTGGCGTCATTGAGATGGTCCAATGACATTCACATACTGGACTCAGGAAGCACCGACCGGACTGTTGAAATCGGTGAAGCTCATTTTGCAAAAATCTGGCACAACGACTTTGAAAGCTTTGGCAAACAACGGAATTATGCGCTTGACCATATTCATTTTCGCTACGACTGGATCCTTTTTCTGGATGCGGACGAGATCGTAACGGACGACTTTCTGATTGAAATGAGGCTGGCAGTTCTTACTGCACCGAAGGATGTGGCCGGCTTTTACTGCTGCTGGAAAATGATGTATGAAAACCGCTGGCTCAAAAACTGCGACAATTTCCCGAAATGGCAGTTCAGATTAATGAGAAAAGACCATGCACGATTTAAGGATTTTGGTCATGGCCAAAAGGAAGATCAGGTTATGGGCAAGATCGAATATCTGAGGGAACCTTACCTGCATTATGGCTTTTCCAAAGGCTGGTCACATTGGATCAACCGCCATAACCGCTACTCGGATGAAGAAGCTTTCAGCAGGATCAATGATTGCCCGCCTTTTAAGAATATCTTTTCCAATCATTCCAGCGAACGAAATCCGGCGCTAAAATCATGGTTAAGCCGCTTGCATTTATGGCCCATGATCCGGTTCCTCCAGGCTTATCTGTTAAACCTGGGTTTTCTTGAAGGCAGGCCGGGACTGATTTATTGCGTCAATATTGCCTATTACGAGTTTTTGATCCAAATTAAAATGCGGGAGTTAAAAAACAAAAAACCGCCAAAACCAGAAGAATTCAAGATGGCCGACGCGTTGATTTTTTGA
- a CDS encoding acyltransferase family protein, giving the protein MNTSKRIANLDLFRFLAIALVIYYHIGERFTLDKTVAIGKYGVEMFFVLSGFLITNIYYKKSAGGNLLRFWLQRFLRTYPPYLAALLISYSAVFFGRGQDFDPGFLFFFQNFYQVIPFFKISWSLCIEEHFYLMFPLVVLLTSRATSSKHVRLALWIAITLTPSVIRYFAGDFQMKEFGYYTTATIFRFDGIALGCTISYFINHYSVSFRSNGYLSLFFAALFAGVSYWLADVDSQFKYCSGYLFLVFSAGMLLVSFYYSPDFVLSKTLFVKQIALMAYSLYLTHALILNVFDKIFHKYPAFTMLAVPLCVTAMLLVGLAFYKLIEAPSISLRDNLLSFQPWFKKSTRRPS; this is encoded by the coding sequence ATGAACACTTCTAAAAGAATCGCAAATCTTGACTTATTCCGCTTTCTTGCCATCGCCCTGGTCATTTACTATCACATTGGAGAGCGGTTTACTTTGGATAAAACCGTTGCCATTGGCAAATATGGTGTTGAAATGTTTTTTGTGCTGAGCGGATTTTTAATCACCAACATTTATTACAAGAAAAGCGCTGGTGGCAATTTGCTCCGTTTTTGGCTGCAAAGGTTTCTCAGAACTTATCCGCCTTATCTGGCGGCATTACTCATTTCTTATTCTGCTGTATTTTTCGGCAGAGGCCAGGACTTCGATCCGGGATTTCTCTTCTTTTTCCAAAACTTTTATCAGGTCATTCCGTTTTTCAAGATTTCCTGGTCGCTTTGCATTGAAGAGCATTTTTACCTGATGTTTCCACTCGTTGTCCTCCTCACTTCCCGCGCAACTTCTTCCAAACACGTTCGTCTCGCCTTGTGGATCGCTATCACATTGACTCCATCTGTTATACGATATTTCGCAGGGGATTTTCAGATGAAGGAATTTGGCTATTACACGACTGCAACGATTTTCAGGTTTGACGGCATTGCGCTAGGGTGTACGATTTCTTATTTTATCAATCATTATTCGGTTTCGTTCAGGTCAAATGGTTATTTAAGTCTATTTTTTGCAGCCCTTTTTGCGGGGGTTTCCTATTGGCTGGCTGATGTTGATTCTCAGTTTAAGTATTGCTCCGGTTACCTGTTCCTCGTTTTTTCCGCCGGCATGCTGCTCGTTTCCTTTTATTATTCACCTGATTTTGTGTTGAGCAAAACACTTTTTGTAAAGCAGATTGCCTTAATGGCCTATTCTCTTTATCTCACTCACGCTCTTATACTGAATGTTTTTGATAAAATATTTCACAAATATCCCGCTTTCACTATGCTCGCTGTGCCTCTTTGCGTGACGGCCATGTTGCTGGTTGGGCTGGCATTCTACAAACTCATCGAGGCACCTAGTATTTCATTGAGGGACAATCTGTTGAGCTTCCAGCCCTGGTTCAAAAAATCAACGCGTCGGCCATCTTGA
- a CDS encoding phytanoyl-CoA dioxygenase family protein, with protein MDSLLFNDAFTSLEAETIAHELKSGSGYHVFENALTPEAVTALTNIVSSDALLVNNNNLGYVRAYWMKYLSHTLALSKECYDIITSERIRGICRNFFDNPFKISNQRIYETHTRSHLPWHTDNNLQAGNAYNGKHDLPGIMFLFYLSDVSDTNPFQLIADSYKWSEQNTERFFSDKFIEQNYKDDIVTVRAPKGALIICNTHLIHRAEPFNRPGFKRLTYLFQIDEISTQHEGHGEKILLNPAFVSETSPEILTYLGFGNKADYPAFPETSVSTMLPHDIVSLQKDILPKAVKGLAFSFARRVIPGSIVNAIRKKIHKGSI; from the coding sequence ATGGATTCACTCTTATTTAATGATGCTTTCACTAGCCTGGAAGCAGAAACGATTGCGCATGAACTGAAATCCGGATCGGGTTACCATGTTTTTGAAAACGCACTTACTCCCGAAGCCGTCACAGCACTTACCAACATTGTTTCATCCGATGCGCTGCTCGTTAATAATAACAACCTCGGATATGTAAGGGCTTACTGGATGAAGTATCTTTCGCACACCCTGGCTCTTTCAAAAGAATGCTACGACATTATTACATCGGAGCGTATCAGGGGGATTTGCCGTAATTTTTTTGATAATCCTTTCAAAATCAGTAATCAAAGAATCTACGAAACACATACCCGGTCCCATCTTCCCTGGCATACCGACAATAATCTGCAAGCCGGAAATGCTTACAATGGAAAACACGACTTGCCTGGCATCATGTTCCTGTTTTATCTGTCCGATGTTTCCGATACCAATCCATTCCAGCTGATCGCCGATTCGTACAAATGGTCGGAGCAGAACACCGAGCGTTTTTTTTCGGACAAATTCATAGAACAAAATTATAAAGATGACATTGTGACTGTCAGAGCGCCAAAAGGAGCATTGATAATCTGCAACACGCATCTGATACACAGGGCCGAGCCATTCAACAGGCCAGGTTTTAAACGACTGACTTACCTTTTTCAAATCGATGAAATCTCAACCCAGCACGAGGGCCACGGCGAAAAAATCTTGCTTAATCCTGCGTTCGTAAGCGAAACCAGTCCTGAAATCCTCACTTATCTTGGGTTTGGAAACAAAGCCGATTATCCTGCTTTTCCCGAAACTTCGGTTTCTACCATGCTGCCGCACGATATCGTTTCATTGCAAAAGGACATTCTTCCCAAAGCTGTAAAAGGTCTGGCATTTTCATTTGCCCGCCGTGTAATTCCCGGCTCCATCGTCAACGCAATCAGAAAAAAAATTCATAAAGGCTCTATTTGA
- a CDS encoding glycosyltransferase, which produces MKIIHVVSGMDPKAGGISQAIRTMIGGLADQGIYSEVVSVGSEMGDPETDDPFPIHFTGPGKSAWQFSTGLQSWLNKNLVHYDAVLVHGLWQYHTYAVYQAINAINGPRPKVYVMPHGMLDPWFQQAKGREMKSLRNWLIWKLIEHRIIHIADGIFFTCETERKLARQTFSPYFPKSEMVVGLGVHRPPPYTREMQEAFNKACNMNNRGYLLFLGRIDEKKGVNLLVDAYLSLKSEGYDLPPLVIAGPGMDTPFGISIKKQALYDQEIYFPGMLSGPAKWGAFYGCEAFLLPSHQENFGIAVVEAMACGRPVLISDQVNIWREIENNGGGLVEKDTSDGVRNLLVNWLSLSQTERAQMSSKARKAFLGDFSVEKAAGKLGKVLV; this is translated from the coding sequence ATGAAAATTATCCATGTTGTATCCGGGATGGATCCAAAAGCCGGAGGCATAAGCCAGGCCATCAGGACCATGATCGGAGGATTAGCCGACCAGGGTATTTATAGTGAGGTGGTGAGCGTCGGTTCGGAAATGGGAGACCCTGAAACGGATGATCCGTTCCCAATCCACTTTACAGGCCCTGGAAAAAGTGCTTGGCAGTTTAGCACGGGATTGCAGAGCTGGCTGAATAAGAATCTCGTGCATTATGATGCGGTTCTTGTTCACGGGCTATGGCAATATCACACCTATGCTGTTTATCAAGCGATTAATGCAATAAATGGCCCGCGGCCAAAGGTGTATGTGATGCCTCACGGAATGCTGGACCCATGGTTTCAACAGGCCAAAGGCAGAGAAATGAAAAGCCTGAGGAACTGGCTGATCTGGAAATTGATAGAACACCGGATCATTCATATAGCGGATGGAATTTTTTTCACCTGCGAAACAGAGAGAAAACTCGCCCGGCAGACATTCAGTCCCTATTTCCCCAAATCTGAAATGGTTGTCGGACTTGGCGTGCATCGGCCGCCACCATACACCCGGGAAATGCAGGAAGCTTTTAACAAAGCCTGCAACATGAACAATCGGGGATATCTGCTCTTTTTGGGCAGGATCGACGAAAAAAAAGGAGTCAATTTACTCGTTGACGCCTATTTATCACTAAAATCCGAAGGTTATGACCTCCCCCCACTGGTCATCGCCGGCCCCGGAATGGACACTCCTTTCGGCATAAGTATAAAAAAACAAGCGCTGTATGATCAGGAAATCTACTTCCCCGGTATGCTTTCCGGCCCCGCGAAATGGGGCGCATTCTATGGTTGCGAAGCATTTTTATTACCCAGCCATCAGGAAAATTTCGGTATTGCCGTTGTGGAAGCCATGGCATGCGGCCGGCCGGTCCTGATTTCTGATCAGGTTAATATTTGGCGTGAAATAGAGAATAACGGCGGAGGTCTGGTAGAAAAGGATACCTCCGACGGTGTCAGGAACTTACTTGTCAATTGGTTGTCACTTTCGCAAACAGAGAGAGCCCAAATGTCGTCCAAAGCCCGGAAGGCGTTTCTAGGGGATTTTTCGGTGGAAAAAGCGGCAGGCAAACTGGGCAAAGTACTAGTCTGA
- a CDS encoding WcaI family glycosyltransferase, which yields MKKPMNANEKKRILIYGINYAPELTGIGKYTGELAAWLASHEHDVNVITAHPYYPDWEVHASHKGKWWTKEVLDGVKVFRCPLYVPKNVTSINRILHEFSFLLGILPWWFMTLFQKKFDVVLCISPPFHIGILPLLYAKIRGVRFINHIQDLQVDVAKDLGMIKNRHFLKLMFALEKAIFDWGGQVSTISEGMQRKIQAKGIAVSKVILFPNWVDSGLICPLSRELSLRKEFGINNDDKVVLYSGNLGEKQGLEIIIEVAKLYKEQSNMHFVICGSGGGRDKLIKSAKELGLSNVKFYPLQPYENLSALLAVADIHLVLQKKSASDLVMPSKLTGILAAAGCVIVSAVPGTTLHDVITNHRMGILIEPENVAALAQGIETALHEDLNILRNNAREYAQKYLTKNTIIGNFESNLLATA from the coding sequence TTGAAAAAGCCAATGAACGCTAATGAGAAAAAGCGTATTTTGATCTATGGCATCAACTACGCGCCTGAATTGACAGGCATTGGAAAATATACCGGGGAGCTCGCAGCATGGCTCGCCTCACACGAACATGATGTGAATGTAATAACCGCCCACCCCTATTATCCGGATTGGGAAGTGCATGCGTCGCACAAAGGGAAATGGTGGACGAAAGAGGTGCTGGATGGTGTAAAAGTTTTCCGCTGTCCGTTGTACGTTCCTAAAAACGTGACATCCATCAACAGGATACTGCACGAATTTTCATTTCTGCTGGGAATTTTGCCCTGGTGGTTTATGACCCTTTTTCAAAAGAAATTCGATGTTGTGCTTTGCATCAGCCCACCGTTCCACATTGGTATCCTTCCCCTTTTATATGCCAAAATACGGGGTGTCAGGTTCATTAACCACATTCAGGACTTGCAGGTGGATGTGGCAAAAGACCTGGGTATGATCAAAAACAGACATTTCCTTAAACTCATGTTTGCCCTCGAAAAGGCCATTTTTGACTGGGGAGGGCAGGTTTCGACGATCAGCGAGGGGATGCAGCGCAAAATTCAGGCCAAAGGCATTGCCGTTTCGAAAGTGATCCTGTTTCCCAACTGGGTCGACTCGGGACTTATTTGTCCACTAAGCCGCGAACTGTCTTTGCGGAAAGAATTCGGGATCAATAACGATGATAAGGTGGTTTTGTACTCGGGTAACCTGGGTGAAAAACAGGGGCTGGAAATCATTATTGAAGTTGCGAAATTGTATAAAGAACAGTCCAATATGCATTTTGTGATTTGCGGTTCTGGCGGCGGAAGGGACAAATTAATTAAGAGCGCGAAAGAACTGGGACTGAGCAATGTCAAATTTTATCCGCTGCAACCGTACGAAAACCTTTCGGCGCTGCTCGCAGTGGCTGATATTCACCTGGTTCTGCAAAAGAAATCCGCCTCAGACCTGGTTATGCCGTCCAAACTTACGGGCATTCTCGCGGCAGCCGGCTGTGTGATCGTCTCGGCCGTGCCGGGCACCACATTACACGACGTGATCACGAACCACAGAATGGGTATTTTAATCGAGCCTGAAAATGTGGCGGCACTGGCACAAGGAATAGAAACCGCATTGCACGAGGATTTAAATATTCTAAGAAACAATGCTCGGGAATATGCTCAGAAATACCTGACCAAAAATACAATTATCGGGAATTTTGAGTCAAACTTGCTGGCGACCGCCTGA
- a CDS encoding exopolysaccharide biosynthesis polyprenyl glycosylphosphotransferase, which produces MKNRYTGLLPKVHLWTDLLMFNVSFAVAYYIRFEIRVPDHLYTNLLLIGNLLWILTTYVFRTYQFNRISYIPYRQAIILLKACVIHVSVILGFLYFSQQGGAVSRTQFLLTYAIFVSCALVARALIWSFILFCRQAGYNMRTYAVIGKGEVAGLIEGFYNDRKELGYKKCGNYEVGEDKDEVVVLERFLQKTQPDFIYCCLSDMNELLVKGVIRFAQHQKAQVRLVPDFGGFINNLATIEYHDQYPIIQLNTKPFSGLQDETIKRAFDLIFSTLVMIFGAPIFVLLMGLVAMSSPGPVFFLQERSGRWGKIFKVIKFRTMYQDADKFGLKHSQGDRDPRITPLGRLLRRSRLDELPQFLNVFKGDMSIVGPRPLFRYDVDMLMQEVPQEFMTLLTVKPGITSIGQIKVGYASNIDENLERLRYDLNYLTKYSMVTDVMLIVQTIQVMLMGRGR; this is translated from the coding sequence ATGAAAAATCGCTACACAGGACTTTTGCCAAAAGTGCATTTATGGACGGACCTGCTGATGTTCAACGTATCTTTTGCAGTCGCTTATTACATTCGATTTGAGATCCGGGTTCCCGACCATTTGTATACCAATTTACTGCTGATCGGGAATTTATTATGGATTCTTACGACCTACGTATTCAGAACGTATCAGTTTAACCGGATATCGTATATACCATACCGTCAGGCAATAATTCTGCTTAAAGCCTGCGTTATCCACGTCTCTGTAATCCTGGGTTTTCTATATTTCAGCCAGCAGGGAGGTGCGGTTTCCAGGACACAGTTTTTATTGACTTATGCCATATTTGTTTCCTGTGCGCTGGTCGCCAGGGCACTGATCTGGTCGTTTATCCTATTTTGCCGCCAGGCGGGTTACAACATGAGAACCTATGCCGTAATCGGCAAAGGAGAAGTGGCCGGTCTGATCGAAGGATTTTACAATGACAGAAAGGAACTGGGCTATAAAAAATGCGGCAATTATGAAGTGGGAGAAGACAAAGATGAAGTTGTCGTTTTGGAACGTTTTCTTCAAAAAACCCAGCCTGATTTCATTTATTGCTGCCTTTCGGATATGAACGAGCTGCTGGTAAAAGGCGTGATCCGTTTTGCACAGCATCAGAAAGCACAGGTGCGTCTTGTTCCGGATTTTGGTGGTTTCATCAATAACCTGGCTACCATTGAATACCACGATCAATACCCTATTATTCAGCTCAATACAAAGCCATTCTCGGGCCTGCAGGATGAAACGATCAAGCGCGCATTTGATCTGATATTTTCAACGCTGGTCATGATCTTCGGCGCACCGATCTTCGTGTTGCTGATGGGGCTGGTGGCCATGTCCTCACCCGGGCCTGTGTTTTTCCTGCAGGAACGCTCAGGGCGCTGGGGAAAGATTTTTAAGGTGATCAAATTCAGGACAATGTATCAGGATGCTGATAAATTCGGCCTGAAACATTCCCAGGGCGATCGCGACCCGCGCATTACCCCGCTTGGCAGACTTTTGCGCCGCAGTCGCCTCGACGAGCTTCCTCAATTCCTGAACGTGTTCAAGGGCGATATGTCCATTGTTGGCCCCAGACCTCTTTTCAGGTATGATGTGGATATGCTCATGCAGGAAGTGCCGCAGGAATTTATGACTTTGCTAACCGTAAAACCAGGTATCACCTCGATCGGACAAATTAAGGTTGGTTATGCTTCCAACATTGACGAAAATCTGGAAAGGCTCCGCTACGATCTGAATTACCTGACCAAATACAGCATGGTTACCGATGTGATGCTGATTGTGCAAACGATCCAGGTCATGCTGATGGGACGGGGCAGATAG
- a CDS encoding YjbH domain-containing protein, translating into MKAVTIKVEEIKHRFFGLLIRVGILSTLILVTCSKVIAQSNISGKPGLIYIPTARYVPDGNMEIGLHFFPGNYGFNSDNQNPGRVLSLNLTVLPRFDININVLQLFSTAANPVKLGLGDRQLDFRYLIMKESKSRPSLAFITSTPTSISPTLLTHALVATKHFNVAKQWEAEVTAGYGSPYHVYRKGSTLDNYGLFANMALEKKEDYAYHKRYLEGPFGGVSFTFRSKVGLMLEYDSQNINAGVYVRALKNWVIQAAVLNGEQITFGSAYNFSLLKQSRRMLSLGKKQSQDNVQTPGKSETDIINPGYRKLRGNFENVGTDSAGIITYEQRLNRNPFPALYQLKKLFADSANTNFVPLFQGIPIGQYKLGDKLEFSQVSDKMRERLKQKNRFPLHRNGYSLDFWIQPYFNANFGNYDKPIQSNTSVALQSQIFLLPGMSLDFGILFPIVNDLDNRPKKIRPAPVFLNQFYSINHNHISASAGFFQNDQYGVNIQYRRANLKRPWSFGVEAGLTGDYYYPNKGIYYGNMEKLLLVLDAAYLLSNPDITFKVSGGRYLAGDTGVRLDMLRQFSNIEIGFYAMTTSNGSTIGFNFAIPLFPGKLLNGKHVRLRTASEFPWEYNYTRGYRIGERYRTGYQLDQKLRQYHSQYLNRQYQAK; encoded by the coding sequence TTGAAAGCTGTCACAATCAAGGTGGAGGAAATTAAGCATCGCTTTTTCGGTTTATTGATTAGGGTTGGTATTTTATCAACCCTAATCCTTGTTACTTGCAGCAAGGTTATTGCGCAATCAAACATTTCTGGCAAACCAGGACTCATCTATATTCCTACGGCCCGCTATGTCCCAGACGGCAACATGGAAATCGGGTTGCATTTTTTTCCCGGTAACTACGGTTTCAATTCAGATAACCAAAATCCCGGCAGAGTTTTATCCCTGAACCTGACAGTGTTGCCCAGGTTCGACATTAATATCAATGTTTTACAGTTATTTTCCACCGCTGCCAACCCGGTAAAACTCGGCCTCGGAGACCGGCAGCTCGACTTTCGATATTTAATAATGAAAGAAAGCAAGAGCCGACCTTCCCTCGCTTTCATTACATCCACTCCTACCAGCATCAGCCCCACCCTTTTGACCCATGCCCTGGTTGCAACCAAGCATTTCAATGTGGCCAAACAATGGGAGGCAGAGGTAACGGCCGGATATGGGAGTCCTTACCATGTGTACAGAAAAGGCAGCACGCTCGACAATTACGGCCTTTTTGCCAATATGGCTCTCGAAAAAAAAGAAGATTACGCCTATCACAAGCGTTATCTGGAAGGACCGTTCGGAGGAGTTTCGTTTACATTCAGATCCAAAGTGGGTTTAATGCTCGAGTATGATTCGCAAAACATCAACGCGGGTGTTTATGTAAGGGCGTTGAAAAACTGGGTTATACAGGCTGCTGTCTTAAACGGCGAACAAATCACTTTTGGGAGCGCCTACAACTTCTCACTTTTGAAGCAATCCAGGCGAATGCTTTCTCTGGGTAAAAAACAAAGTCAGGATAATGTGCAAACACCGGGCAAATCCGAAACAGATATCATTAACCCTGGCTATCGTAAGCTGCGCGGAAATTTTGAAAATGTTGGAACGGACAGCGCGGGGATCATTACTTATGAACAAAGGCTGAACCGAAACCCTTTCCCGGCCCTTTATCAGCTTAAAAAACTATTTGCGGATTCAGCTAATACGAATTTTGTGCCCCTGTTTCAGGGAATACCGATAGGACAATACAAGCTGGGAGACAAACTGGAATTCAGCCAGGTTAGCGACAAAATGAGGGAAAGGCTGAAACAAAAAAACAGATTCCCCCTTCATCGCAACGGTTATAGCCTGGACTTCTGGATCCAGCCTTATTTCAATGCTAATTTCGGGAATTATGATAAGCCTATCCAGAGCAATACGAGCGTTGCGCTTCAAAGCCAGATATTTTTGTTGCCGGGAATGTCGCTGGATTTTGGAATACTTTTCCCGATTGTAAATGACCTCGATAACCGTCCAAAAAAAATCCGCCCTGCACCTGTTTTTTTGAACCAGTTTTATTCAATAAACCACAATCATATCAGCGCATCTGCCGGTTTTTTCCAGAATGATCAATATGGCGTCAACATTCAATATCGCCGCGCCAATTTGAAACGTCCCTGGTCGTTCGGTGTGGAAGCAGGCCTGACCGGCGATTATTATTACCCCAATAAAGGAATTTACTACGGGAATATGGAAAAGTTGCTGCTCGTGCTAGATGCCGCCTACCTGCTTTCCAATCCCGATATCACATTTAAAGTGTCTGGCGGTCGCTATCTGGCGGGTGACACGGGTGTGCGGCTGGATATGCTCCGGCAGTTCTCCAACATTGAAATCGGGTTTTACGCCATGACCACCAGCAACGGTTCTACCATTGGATTTAATTTTGCAATCCCCTTATTCCCAGGCAAGCTGCTGAATGGCAAGCACGTCAGGCTCAGAACTGCAAGCGAATTTCCCTGGGA